Part of the Anopheles coluzzii chromosome 3, AcolN3, whole genome shotgun sequence genome is shown below.
ATCCGGCAACGGCCGAAACATGGACGATCGAccaggaggaagaaaaaagcctGACCAAAATCATCATGCGCAACGTGAACGATCTGACGGTTGCAGGGTTAAGGCGAATGTGCAGCCACTACGGTACGGTGGTGGATGTGTTTAAAATCAAATCTGGCGGCACTGCGTTCATCGAATTTTCCACCGATACGTaagaaaaacaagcaacagTAATAACTTTAAGATAAAACGGGACAATTGattaatctttttttaattcatttgcaGCGAAGCAGGACTGGCAATTCAACAACTTAATCAGAAGCTTGGCTTCAACTACAATGCGGAACTGGCACAACCGAAGGAAACTCTACCCTCCGTGGAGCCAGACGCTTCCGCTCCACCGCAACCGGACGAGGACTGGGAGCAGGTTAGTGCGAAGCGTCGCTTCAACGTGGGCTTTTCACTGCCCTTGCTGATCAATTTCCCCGAGCGGGACACGTTGGCCACGAATGCTAACTACCGGGCGAAGGAAGGAACACTGAGACGGACCGATCCGGAGTCGTTCTTTCGCATATACAAAGTGTGGGAATCGTTCGAAACCAAGAAAACACTCGATTACAATCCAGAGGAGCTGAGAAAGCGTGTGGAATCGTTTCAAAAATCATACGCCAACGAGCAGAATCGCTTCGACGGGGAGACGTTAGTGTACGAAGGCCTCACCGCTAAGGAGAGCGCACTGTTCGACgttacacgctgtgtggtatGTAAAGGGTACGGGTTTAGTTACTGCAAGGGCTGCAAAACGTACTACTGCTCGGTTCAGCACCAGAGACAACACTACGACGAACACAATCGCATTTGCCATAAGCGAGCGGGAGGAGAAGTGGCTGCGCAAAATGATGCAAGTGAAGTGGGGAAAAAGGTGGAACTTGCGACCAAACCGCAGGAAGTGCTCACAAGAGATCCTCTTCCTGAGAAGGCAAAAGTGTTTATCACCGCAATCCTGACGCCTGATCGTATTTATGTACGTTCCGCACACCCAGCAGCCGACACGATGTATCTGGccacgcttggtgaatttgcCTGCGCAGGACTTACGGCTGTGCCGGTGCAGAACAGCAAGGAACCGACGGCTGGAGACATTTATCTCGCAATGTACGAACCGTTGGGGGTTCACGGACGGGTACTGGTAACGGAAGTTGGTCCGGAAAGGTCCAAGTGTGCCTTCATTGACCATGGAAAGGTTGATTTCGTTAGCAATGGCGATCTTCTGCTGATTGAGGACACCGAACTGATGTACCGAAAGGTGCTGATCTACAAGGTGTGCCTAACGGACATAACGGACGAGCATGGAGAGCACGAAAAAGCGATGCAGTA
Proteins encoded:
- the LOC120958636 gene encoding uncharacterized protein LOC120958636 produces the protein MAGTMDGTDPATAETWTIDQEEEKSLTKIIMRNVNDLTVAGLRRMCSHYGTVVDVFKIKSGGTAFIEFSTDTEAGLAIQQLNQKLGFNYNAELAQPKETLPSVEPDASAPPQPDEDWEQVSAKRRFNVGFSLPLLINFPERDTLATNANYRAKEGTLRRTDPESFFRIYKVWESFETKKTLDYNPEELRKRVESFQKSYANEQNRFDGETLVYEGLTAKESALFDVTRCVVCKGYGFSYCKGCKTYYCSVQHQRQHYDEHNRICHKRAGGEVAAQNDASEVGKKVELATKPQEVLTRDPLPEKAKVFITAILTPDRIYVRSAHPAADTMYLATLGEFACAGLTAVPVQNSKEPTAGDIYLAMYEPLGVHGRVLVTEVGPERSKCAFIDHGKVDFVSNGDLLLIEDTELMYRKVLIYKVCLTDITDEHGEHEKAMQYLTKLRDRPLQMKYRLEANNIVDVQLQTPEGESVNEQINRLIIIPPFGRDSNQYDSTGRGDAKNGAFVMYKEIPQSEPSFGESKQIMILNRTTVLLDSRITWIAMSDLPYLENLQRMLESYGKKVAEFRQSYVPREGEMCLVRCLNRWYRGVCYETAGDGKPAIFLCDYGSMTLVDLSNIRKIPPQLATKTMRTHDGVVEHLAEAKAGGLTLDSIFLDIYLPENEPICADISQQTVTVGLPGAEQEETYTVLNLHELSALIKSRQAE